In the Ruminococcus sp. OA3 genome, one interval contains:
- a CDS encoding sugar ABC transporter substrate-binding protein, whose product MRKAISVLIAGTILVTTLLGGCASKSSGQQDWAAETVRNKDTAQAPAEDAYIYRVGVSNLADSDESCYTACKTMADIIESEEFADAVGNKVEVEWVDSDNNIDKQTSNVELLLAKGIDAMFIIGVDTAGNAASVKACNAAGVPVFMVATESSAGEYKFVGFNEYDCGYAQGKYIAEHAGEGENICYIEGTAGREATILRGQGFEEALAGRSDLTILSRQSGDWTTEGAMQITEDWIQAYGDDIDWIATQDNKMAQGAIEVLKAADMTDKIKVNGWIVSGTWDVELMTGGYEEYAVYVSFKVLGEKMAEVCRQFFTEGYEACEEKSYMDIYDVTMDNVSEIFDLN is encoded by the coding sequence ATGAGGAAGGCAATTTCTGTTTTAATAGCGGGGACAATACTGGTTACAACATTACTTGGGGGATGCGCATCGAAATCATCCGGGCAGCAGGATTGGGCAGCTGAAACTGTTCGGAATAAGGATACTGCCCAAGCTCCTGCGGAGGATGCGTATATCTATCGTGTAGGAGTAAGCAATCTTGCCGATTCGGATGAAAGCTGCTATACAGCCTGCAAAACCATGGCAGACATCATTGAGTCAGAGGAGTTCGCAGATGCGGTGGGAAATAAAGTCGAGGTAGAATGGGTGGATTCAGACAACAACATTGACAAACAGACGAGCAATGTTGAATTGCTGCTGGCAAAGGGCATCGATGCCATGTTCATCATCGGTGTGGATACAGCGGGAAATGCCGCATCCGTAAAAGCCTGCAATGCCGCCGGTGTTCCGGTATTCATGGTGGCAACGGAATCATCTGCTGGAGAATACAAATTTGTCGGTTTCAACGAATATGACTGCGGATACGCACAGGGAAAATATATTGCCGAACATGCCGGAGAAGGAGAAAATATTTGCTATATTGAGGGGACTGCAGGGAGAGAGGCGACGATACTGAGAGGACAGGGGTTTGAAGAAGCTCTTGCGGGGCGGAGTGACCTTACTATTTTGTCCAGACAAAGCGGTGACTGGACAACGGAAGGCGCGATGCAGATCACGGAAGACTGGATTCAGGCGTATGGAGACGATATTGACTGGATTGCAACACAGGATAATAAAATGGCGCAGGGTGCAATCGAGGTTTTGAAGGCTGCCGATATGACAGATAAGATTAAAGTGAATGGATGGATTGTATCCGGGACCTGGGATGTGGAGCTGATGACAGGCGGATATGAAGAGTACGCTGTCTATGTGAGTTTTAAGGTGTTGGGAGAAAAAATGGCAGAAGTATGCCGGCAGTTCTTTACAGAGGGATATGAGGCGTGTGAAGAGAAATCTTACATGGATATTTATGATGTGACGATGGATAATGTTTCTGAAATCTTTGATTTAAACTGA